One segment of Candidatus Paceibacterota bacterium DNA contains the following:
- a CDS encoding sigma factor-like helix-turn-helix DNA-binding protein → MPTQTSHTNNTLSFDPKELNQKLLAIMPKRAANILTLRFGLGKSPKKLTLESIGQKYDITRERVRQVEEYSLKFIRKSKEYENEASAYEELKKALKSFGGIVKENDFLEHISKDKSVQNHVHFMLVISHHFKKMKEDEEFHHRWHIEPELADKIHNALKKLYENLEDEKIVPESEIVKMFLEHIQDVSEEYKNEEIAKRWLTLSKKIGKNMLGDWGKASSSNIRTKGIKDYAYLVVRKHGSPLHFREVAKLIEETFKKKAHAATTHNELIKDKRFVLVGRGLYALTEWGYTPGIVRDVIKEVIEKEGPLPRKEVIEKVLEKRHVQPNTVLVNLQNPKFFRKDKEGRYSVV, encoded by the coding sequence ATGCCAACACAAACAAGTCATACAAATAATACGCTTAGCTTTGACCCGAAAGAGTTGAATCAAAAACTCTTGGCCATTATGCCCAAAAGAGCGGCTAATATTCTGACCCTAAGATTTGGTCTTGGAAAAAGCCCTAAAAAGTTGACTCTCGAATCTATTGGCCAAAAATATGACATTACTAGAGAAAGGGTCAGGCAGGTTGAAGAATACTCATTAAAATTCATCAGAAAATCAAAAGAATACGAGAATGAGGCATCGGCCTATGAAGAGCTGAAAAAAGCGCTTAAATCATTCGGTGGAATTGTCAAGGAAAATGATTTTCTAGAACATATCTCCAAAGACAAGAGCGTCCAAAACCATGTCCATTTTATGCTTGTGATATCTCATCATTTCAAAAAGATGAAAGAGGATGAAGAATTTCACCACCGTTGGCATATTGAGCCGGAATTAGCCGACAAAATCCACAACGCCCTAAAGAAGTTATATGAAAATCTAGAAGATGAAAAAATAGTTCCTGAATCAGAGATTGTAAAAATGTTCCTTGAACACATCCAAGATGTATCCGAGGAATACAAGAACGAAGAAATTGCCAAAAGGTGGCTCACACTTTCAAAGAAAATTGGCAAAAATATGTTGGGTGATTGGGGCAAAGCCAGTTCCTCAAACATCAGAACAAAAGGCATAAAAGATTACGCTTATCTTGTGGTCAGGAAACACGGCTCACCTCTCCATTTCAGGGAAGTTGCCAAATTGATAGAAGAAACTTTCAAGAAAAAAGCTCATGCCGCTACAACCCACAACGAACTTATAAAAGATAAAAGATTTGTCCTAGTCGGCAGGGGACTTTATGCCTTAACCGAGTGGGGATACACCCCGGGCATTGTCCGAGATGTAATAAAAGAAGTTATAGAAAAAGAGGGCCCCCTACCAAGAAAAGAAGTTATAGAAAAAGTCTTAGAAAAAAGACACGTTCAACCAAACACCGTATTAGTAAATCTACAAAATCCAAAGTTTTTCAGAAAAGATAAAGAAGGAAGATACTCTGTTGTTTAA